From Candoia aspera isolate rCanAsp1 chromosome 4, rCanAsp1.hap2, whole genome shotgun sequence, a single genomic window includes:
- the SAMD14 gene encoding sterile alpha motif domain-containing protein 14 isoform X2, with amino-acid sequence MSSSKLQDADEVFETQRLDSSLQKARAQLSAKGKRQRPSRSRLRDSISSAEGDDILEKKVGEGCGSPIYHLRSPLHDSLHASSSLPSSSVFTRTVEFSFDASAVQRSLEQEEGPSSPLIRYRPLTNTPSQEGLGGTPTSSSPKSCPSSDSSPIYARRERHSEDDSRDASPPELESPTIGLDKKTRRKFLDLGVTLRRASSGKSRKEKGGNRLSIGNRELMEGSSRSSGSPYIPFSWFTDSGKGSASSGSTASPTSSPKNEAFSRKKSASQESTLSDDSTPPSSSPKTLSMVLPETKCSYPYHTLSQSSDEFLDEPLSAASMWSSQKVGQWLESLNLEQYMAEFAAQDVDGQQLLLLDGAKLKALGVSNSHDRSLLKRKLKELNAAVEKEKKAQEKMEKQKEKQKKKEQEQRKS; translated from the exons ATGTCTTCCTCCAAGCTCCAAGATGCAGATGAAGTGTTTG AGACCCAGAGGCTGGACAGTAGCTTACAGAAGGCCCGTGCCCAACTCTCAGCCAAGGGCAAGCGACAGCGCCCCTCTCGGTCCCGCTTGAGAGACAGCATCAGCTCTGCAGAAGGGGATGATATCCTGGAGAAGAAG GTGGGCGAAGGTTGTGGAAGCCCAATCTATCACCTGAGATCCCCTCTTCATGACTCCCTCCATGCTTCATCATCTCTCCCCAGTTCCTCGGTCTTCACTCGGACCGTTGAGTTTTCCTTTGATGCCTCAGCAGTACAGAGGTCCCTGGAACAGGAAGAGGGTCCCTCATCTCCTCTCATCCGTTACCGACCCCTGACCAATACCCCATCCCAGGAGGGCTTAGGGGGCACCCCCACCAGCTCCTCACCCAAGTCCTGTCCCAGCTCAGACAGCTCACCTATCTACGCACGCAGAGAGAGGCATAGTGAAG ATGACAGCAGGGATGCAAGTCCTCCAGAGCTGGAAAGCCCCACAATTGGGCTTGACAAGAAAACAAGACGGAAGTTTTTGGATTTGGG GGTCACCCTCAGGAGGGCATCTTCTGggaaaagcagaaaagagaaagggggCAACCGTCTCTCTATAGGCAATAG GGAGTTGATGGAGGGTTCCAGCCGTTCCTCGGGATCGCCCTACATCCCTTTCTCCTGGTTTACAGACAGCGGGAAAGGCTCAGCCTCTTCAGGCAGCACAGCTTCTCCTACCTCTTCCCCCAAGAACGAGGCCTTCAGCCGCAAGAAATCTGCCTCCCAG GAGTCCACCCTAAGTGATGACTCCACCCCGCCCAGCAGCAGTCCTAAGACCTTGAGCATGGTCCTGCCAGAGACCAAGTGCTCCTATCCTTACCATACACTGTCACAATCATCAGATGAG TTTCTGGATGAGCCTCTGAGTGCCGCTTCAATGTGGAGCAGCCAGAAAGTAGGCCAGTGGCTGGAGAGTTTGAACCTAGAACAGTACATGGCAGAATTTGCTGCTCAAGATGTGGATGGACAACAATTGCTGCTCCTTGATGGAGCCAAACTGAAG GCACTTGGTGTCAGCAACTCTCATGATCGGTCTCTTTTAAAGAGAAAGCTGAAGGAGCTGAATGCAGCTGtcgagaaggagaagaaagcccaggaaaagatggagaagcagaaagaaaaacagaaaaagaaagagcaggaACAGAGGAAGAGTTAA
- the SAMD14 gene encoding sterile alpha motif domain-containing protein 14 isoform X1 — MSSSKLQDADEVFDFNDVIPETQRLDSSLQKARAQLSAKGKRQRPSRSRLRDSISSAEGDDILEKKVGEGCGSPIYHLRSPLHDSLHASSSLPSSSVFTRTVEFSFDASAVQRSLEQEEGPSSPLIRYRPLTNTPSQEGLGGTPTSSSPKSCPSSDSSPIYARRERHSEDDSRDASPPELESPTIGLDKKTRRKFLDLGVTLRRASSGKSRKEKGGNRLSIGNRELMEGSSRSSGSPYIPFSWFTDSGKGSASSGSTASPTSSPKNEAFSRKKSASQESTLSDDSTPPSSSPKTLSMVLPETKCSYPYHTLSQSSDEFLDEPLSAASMWSSQKVGQWLESLNLEQYMAEFAAQDVDGQQLLLLDGAKLKALGVSNSHDRSLLKRKLKELNAAVEKEKKAQEKMEKQKEKQKKKEQEQRKS, encoded by the exons ATGTCTTCCTCCAAGCTCCAAGATGCAGATGAAGTGTTTG ATTTTAATGATGTGATTCCAGAGACCCAGAGGCTGGACAGTAGCTTACAGAAGGCCCGTGCCCAACTCTCAGCCAAGGGCAAGCGACAGCGCCCCTCTCGGTCCCGCTTGAGAGACAGCATCAGCTCTGCAGAAGGGGATGATATCCTGGAGAAGAAG GTGGGCGAAGGTTGTGGAAGCCCAATCTATCACCTGAGATCCCCTCTTCATGACTCCCTCCATGCTTCATCATCTCTCCCCAGTTCCTCGGTCTTCACTCGGACCGTTGAGTTTTCCTTTGATGCCTCAGCAGTACAGAGGTCCCTGGAACAGGAAGAGGGTCCCTCATCTCCTCTCATCCGTTACCGACCCCTGACCAATACCCCATCCCAGGAGGGCTTAGGGGGCACCCCCACCAGCTCCTCACCCAAGTCCTGTCCCAGCTCAGACAGCTCACCTATCTACGCACGCAGAGAGAGGCATAGTGAAG ATGACAGCAGGGATGCAAGTCCTCCAGAGCTGGAAAGCCCCACAATTGGGCTTGACAAGAAAACAAGACGGAAGTTTTTGGATTTGGG GGTCACCCTCAGGAGGGCATCTTCTGggaaaagcagaaaagagaaagggggCAACCGTCTCTCTATAGGCAATAG GGAGTTGATGGAGGGTTCCAGCCGTTCCTCGGGATCGCCCTACATCCCTTTCTCCTGGTTTACAGACAGCGGGAAAGGCTCAGCCTCTTCAGGCAGCACAGCTTCTCCTACCTCTTCCCCCAAGAACGAGGCCTTCAGCCGCAAGAAATCTGCCTCCCAG GAGTCCACCCTAAGTGATGACTCCACCCCGCCCAGCAGCAGTCCTAAGACCTTGAGCATGGTCCTGCCAGAGACCAAGTGCTCCTATCCTTACCATACACTGTCACAATCATCAGATGAG TTTCTGGATGAGCCTCTGAGTGCCGCTTCAATGTGGAGCAGCCAGAAAGTAGGCCAGTGGCTGGAGAGTTTGAACCTAGAACAGTACATGGCAGAATTTGCTGCTCAAGATGTGGATGGACAACAATTGCTGCTCCTTGATGGAGCCAAACTGAAG GCACTTGGTGTCAGCAACTCTCATGATCGGTCTCTTTTAAAGAGAAAGCTGAAGGAGCTGAATGCAGCTGtcgagaaggagaagaaagcccaggaaaagatggagaagcagaaagaaaaacagaaaaagaaagagcaggaACAGAGGAAGAGTTAA